From Stegostoma tigrinum isolate sSteTig4 chromosome 4, sSteTig4.hap1, whole genome shotgun sequence, a single genomic window includes:
- the LOC125452172 gene encoding zinc finger protein 729-like isoform X1, with protein MPRRKQSNPQPVKIESEDGCEQNGPEELVLQSDIMLGQDLKFESSDKIMGFGKDSKGSDSLEFIHANDNGVFSPSCKRLKIGKEPQNYVEMVDNQMGSTPRLLDMLTDSLADSPEQTNGLISQNSMEANVDMMLGDHCSFEETSLSSDGLKKTQVLDGNLYKCPDCSYTSNQLSKIKCHFLIHKGQKPSQFDNASDQLETPIHAETPKKTIKCGYCDFACDRVITLTRHKRKHVKNKAALRRKESSISNKFLQTESTVGSEEKKFYNCSYCSYTSSLMGNLQRHIRIHLGEKPFKCDQCYYATGQSGNLKRHKLTHTQKKSFTCTQCDYASGQMGNLKRHMLIHTRKKSFKCSQCDYTGDSMADLMRHKQNHKDDKSLLHNNEPDVTAVKASGEEKPYKCLYCSYASPLLGNLQRHTRIHLGEKPFKCDKCDYSSCQMGNLKRHSLTHTREKMFKCHQCGYSCGNLLDLKQHKQTHIKGKLQQDEGNPVQDKSSITNKASTHTPEQVAPKIGEEKPYKCLYCDYTSLLLGNLQRHTRIHLGEKPFKCDQCDYATYQSGHLKRHRQTHVHKKSLKCRLCDYVCNNMADLKQHQQEHTEKTASGEKKPYKCTYCNYVSSLSGNLQRHIRIHLGEKPFKCDQCEYASHQSGNLKRHVLTHSRPKSFKCGICYYNCSTAVELKEHKESHVKKELLVEDDANGNEKAQGLYSCKLCSFVSEYSGHLMRHMKTHNSEKPYKCHYCNYATVQQGNLKRHILIHTGEKPFRCSECNYTCSRMENLKRHKLIHAEKTLSGEGSSSLKSEKPYCCVLCNFKAQYPSILTRHVKTHADSARKSLGTQRSRTGKKPFHCEKCTYSTNSVIRWRVHLQNHMDDEGELQCKEEGECENVKKYFSCNLCDFITQHANNLIGHMKTHSTGSVSSDPQLPSKETVVQSSENIFSCKLCSFVTQYPNHFIMHMKTHMKTHSNSKSEYQCSHCSYTTKQSGNFKRHIQVHLGVRPFKCNKCNYASINFANLKRHLQTHLKQASSQLDSSSSQTADLDQPENISIKKEKENDLCLQEDKLENVPEPPSCESSGSIHSHVARNLKRRRQYKCSHCYYETIELGNLNRHIRSHKGEKPFKCNQCNYASTQLVNVKRHLRTHAGKESYQCTQCEFVSESKAAFKRHTDNHLARTEVKREMEDGNSLSKEQKVFSCSLCNFVSQYQSNLIRHMNIHNYKRPYKCSQCNYVSAQLGNLKRHMRNHIKKETFQCDQCNYSCASMTNLKRHAKIHTS; from the coding sequence GTTCTGATAGCTTGGAATTTATTCATGCAAATGACAATGGGGTGTTTTCGCCAAGCTGCAAACGACTCAAGATTGGGAAGGAACCACAAAATTATGTTGAGATGGTGGATAACCAAATGGGATCTACCCCAAGGCTACTTGATATGCTCACAGACAGCCTTGCTGATTCTCCTGAACAGACAAATGGTTTGATCAGTCAGAACAGCATGGAAGCCAATGTGGACATGATGTTAGGAGACCACTGTAGCTTTGAGGAAACTTCCTTGAGTTCTGATGGTCTGAAGAAAACCCAAGTCCTCGATGGTAACCTGTATAAATGTCCTGACTGCAGCTATACATCTAATCAGTTGAGTAAGATCAAGTGTCATTTTCTGATTCATAAAGGCCAGAAGCCTTCACAATTTGACAATGCATCTGACCAATTAGAAACTCCTATTCATGCTGAAACCCCGAAAAAGACCATCAAATGTGGCTACTGTGACTTTGCATGTGATCGTGTGATAACCCTAACACGACACAAGAGGAAGCATGTGAAAAATAAGGCTGCATTAAGAAGAAAAGAGAGTTCCATTTCAAATAAATTCTTGCAGACAGAGTCCACTGTTGGAAGCGAGGAGAAGAAATTTTACAACTGCTCATATTGCAGCTATACGTCATCACTGATGGGGAACCTACAGCGCCACATCCGAATTCATCTTGGAGAGAAACCCTTTAAGTGTGACCAGTGCTACTATGCAACTGGCCAGTCAGGGAACTTGAAGCGCCATAAGCTAACACATACACAAAAAAAGTCTTTCACGTGCACCCAATGTGATTATGCATCTGGTCAGATGGGAAATCTCAAACGCCACATGCTGATACACACAAGAAAAAAATCCTTCAAATGCAGCCAGTGTGACTATACCGGGGATAGTATGGCAGATTTAATGCGGCACAAACAAAATCATAAAGATGACAAAAGTTTACTGCACAATAATGAACCAGACGTAACTGCAGTTAAAGCAAGTGGTGAGGAGAAGCCTTATAAATGTTTATATTGTAGCTATGCATCACCATTGCTTGGAAATCTCCAGCGACACACCCGCATTCATCTTGGAGAAAAACCTTTCAAGTGTGACAAATGTGATTATTCCTCCTGTCAAATGGGGAACCTTAAACGTCATTCGCTCACACATACACGGGAAAAAATGTTCAAATGCCACCAATGTGGATACAGCTGTGGCAATTTATTGGACTTAAAACAGCACAAACAGACTCACATCAAAGGAAAGCTTCAACAAGATGAGGGGAATCCTGTACAGGATAAGTCAAGCATTACCAACAAAGCCTCAACCCATACTCCTGAGCAAGTTGCACCAAAAATTGGGGAGGAAAAGCCTTACAAATGTTTGTATTGTGATTATACGTCACTACTGTTGGGGAACCTTCAAAGGCACACTCGAATTCACCTAGGAGAGAAGCCCTTCAAATGTGACCAATGTGACTATGCAACTTATCAGTCTGGACATCTTAAGAGGCATAGACAGACCCACGTGCATAAAAAGTCACTCAAGTGTCGCCTATGTGACTATGTCTGTAATAACATGGCCGACCTAAAGCAACACCAGCAAGAACATACTGAGAAAACGGCAAGTGGAGAAAAGAAGCCTTACAAATGTACATACTGTAATTATGTATCTTCTTTATCAGGGAACCTGCAAAGGCACATTCGCATTCATCTGGGAGAAAAGCCCTTCAAATGTGATCAGTGCGAGTATGCATCTCATCAGTCAGGAAATCTGAAGCGTCATGTATTAACTCATTCTCGGCCCAAGTCATTTAAATGTGGCATCTGCTATTACAACTGCAGCACTGCAGTAGAATTAAAGGAACATAAGGAGAGTCATGTTAAGAAAGAATTGCTGGTAGAAGATGACGCGAATGGGAATGAGAAAGCCCAAGGACTTTATTCCTGCAAGCTGTGTAGCTTTGTCTCCGAATATTCCGGCCACCTCATGCGCCACATGAAAACGCACAATTCCGAGAAGCCCTATAAGTGTCACTACTGTAACTATGCAACAGTGCAACAGGGTAATCTTAAACGGCACATATTGATCCATACTGGGGAAAAACCCTTCAGGTGCAGTGAGTGCAATTACACCTGTAGCCGTATGGAGAATTTGAAGCGACACAAGCTAATTCATGCAGAGAAAACGCTttcaggggaaggcagcagttcACTGAAATCCGAGAAACCCTATtgttgtgtattgtgtaattttaAAGCGCAGTACCCAAGTATACTTACCAGGCATGTGAAGACACATGCAGATTCGGCTAGGAAAAGCTTGGGCACTCAACGATCTCGCACAGGtaaaaaaccttttcactgtgAAAAATGCACCTACTCTACTAATAGTGTAATCAGATGGAGGGTACACTTGCAGAatcatatggatgatgaaggggaGCTACAATGTAAGGAAGAAGGAGAGTGTGAAAAtgtcaaaaaatatttttcttgcaATTTGTGTGACTTCATTACGCAACATGCCAACAATTTAATAGGGCATATGAAAACACACAGCACAGGCTCAGTGTCCAGTGATCCCCAGCTACCTTCCAAAGAGACTGTTGTTCAGAgtagtgaaaacattttttcttgtAAATTGTGCAGTTTTGTTACCCAATACCCCAACCACTTCATAATGCATATGAAAACACACATGAAAACGCACAGCAACAGCAAAAGTGAATACCAATGTTCCCACTGCAGCTATACTACCAAACAATCTGGGAACTTCAAGCGCCATATCCAGGTTCATTTAGGTGTCAGGCcatttaaatgcaacaaatgcaACTACGCATCGATTAAttttgccaatttgaaaaggcaCTTACAAACGCACTTGAAGCAAGCATCTAGCCAGTTGGATTCCTCATCTTCTCAAACAGCTGATCTCGACCAACCGGAGAATATTAgcataaaaaaagaaaaagagaatgaTTTGTGTTTACAGGAAGATAAGCTTGAAAATGTTCCTGAACCCCCTTCCTGTGAATCAAGTGGTTCTATCCATAGCCATGTTGCAAGGAATTTGAAACGGAGGAGACAGTATAAATGTTCACATTGCTATTATGAGACTATAGAGTTGGGTAACCTTAACAGACATATCAGGAGCCACAAAGGAGAAAAGCCTTTTAAATGCAACCAGTGCAATTATGCTTCCACACAATTAGTCAATGTCAAACGGCACCTTCGAACACATGCAGGAAAAGAATCCTACCAGTGTACTCAATGTGAGTTTGTATCCGAGAGCAAGGCAGCCTTTAAACGCCACACAGATAACCATCTGGCGAGAACTGAGGTTAAACGAGAAATGGAGGATGGGAATAGCCTTAGCAAGGAACAGAAAGTCTTCTCTTGCAGTTTGTGCAATTTTGTCTCACAGTACCAGAGCAACCTCATAAGACACATGAACATACACAACTACAAAAGGCCATATAAATGTTCGCAGTGTAACTATGTCTCTGCCCAACTGGGCAACCTCAAACGACATATGAGGAACCATATTAAAAAAGAAACTTTCCAGTGTGATCAGTGTAACTATTCATGTGCTTCTATGACCAACCTCAAGCGACATGCCAAGATTCACACAAGTTAA
- the LOC125452172 gene encoding zinc finger protein 729-like isoform X2, which yields MTNVTPLFKKRKRLQMGNFKLVRLTSVDGSDSLEFIHANDNGVFSPSCKRLKIGKEPQNYVEMVDNQMGSTPRLLDMLTDSLADSPEQTNGLISQNSMEANVDMMLGDHCSFEETSLSSDGLKKTQVLDGNLYKCPDCSYTSNQLSKIKCHFLIHKGQKPSQFDNASDQLETPIHAETPKKTIKCGYCDFACDRVITLTRHKRKHVKNKAALRRKESSISNKFLQTESTVGSEEKKFYNCSYCSYTSSLMGNLQRHIRIHLGEKPFKCDQCYYATGQSGNLKRHKLTHTQKKSFTCTQCDYASGQMGNLKRHMLIHTRKKSFKCSQCDYTGDSMADLMRHKQNHKDDKSLLHNNEPDVTAVKASGEEKPYKCLYCSYASPLLGNLQRHTRIHLGEKPFKCDKCDYSSCQMGNLKRHSLTHTREKMFKCHQCGYSCGNLLDLKQHKQTHIKGKLQQDEGNPVQDKSSITNKASTHTPEQVAPKIGEEKPYKCLYCDYTSLLLGNLQRHTRIHLGEKPFKCDQCDYATYQSGHLKRHRQTHVHKKSLKCRLCDYVCNNMADLKQHQQEHTEKTASGEKKPYKCTYCNYVSSLSGNLQRHIRIHLGEKPFKCDQCEYASHQSGNLKRHVLTHSRPKSFKCGICYYNCSTAVELKEHKESHVKKELLVEDDANGNEKAQGLYSCKLCSFVSEYSGHLMRHMKTHNSEKPYKCHYCNYATVQQGNLKRHILIHTGEKPFRCSECNYTCSRMENLKRHKLIHAEKTLSGEGSSSLKSEKPYCCVLCNFKAQYPSILTRHVKTHADSARKSLGTQRSRTGKKPFHCEKCTYSTNSVIRWRVHLQNHMDDEGELQCKEEGECENVKKYFSCNLCDFITQHANNLIGHMKTHSTGSVSSDPQLPSKETVVQSSENIFSCKLCSFVTQYPNHFIMHMKTHMKTHSNSKSEYQCSHCSYTTKQSGNFKRHIQVHLGVRPFKCNKCNYASINFANLKRHLQTHLKQASSQLDSSSSQTADLDQPENISIKKEKENDLCLQEDKLENVPEPPSCESSGSIHSHVARNLKRRRQYKCSHCYYETIELGNLNRHIRSHKGEKPFKCNQCNYASTQLVNVKRHLRTHAGKESYQCTQCEFVSESKAAFKRHTDNHLARTEVKREMEDGNSLSKEQKVFSCSLCNFVSQYQSNLIRHMNIHNYKRPYKCSQCNYVSAQLGNLKRHMRNHIKKETFQCDQCNYSCASMTNLKRHAKIHTS from the coding sequence GTTCTGATAGCTTGGAATTTATTCATGCAAATGACAATGGGGTGTTTTCGCCAAGCTGCAAACGACTCAAGATTGGGAAGGAACCACAAAATTATGTTGAGATGGTGGATAACCAAATGGGATCTACCCCAAGGCTACTTGATATGCTCACAGACAGCCTTGCTGATTCTCCTGAACAGACAAATGGTTTGATCAGTCAGAACAGCATGGAAGCCAATGTGGACATGATGTTAGGAGACCACTGTAGCTTTGAGGAAACTTCCTTGAGTTCTGATGGTCTGAAGAAAACCCAAGTCCTCGATGGTAACCTGTATAAATGTCCTGACTGCAGCTATACATCTAATCAGTTGAGTAAGATCAAGTGTCATTTTCTGATTCATAAAGGCCAGAAGCCTTCACAATTTGACAATGCATCTGACCAATTAGAAACTCCTATTCATGCTGAAACCCCGAAAAAGACCATCAAATGTGGCTACTGTGACTTTGCATGTGATCGTGTGATAACCCTAACACGACACAAGAGGAAGCATGTGAAAAATAAGGCTGCATTAAGAAGAAAAGAGAGTTCCATTTCAAATAAATTCTTGCAGACAGAGTCCACTGTTGGAAGCGAGGAGAAGAAATTTTACAACTGCTCATATTGCAGCTATACGTCATCACTGATGGGGAACCTACAGCGCCACATCCGAATTCATCTTGGAGAGAAACCCTTTAAGTGTGACCAGTGCTACTATGCAACTGGCCAGTCAGGGAACTTGAAGCGCCATAAGCTAACACATACACAAAAAAAGTCTTTCACGTGCACCCAATGTGATTATGCATCTGGTCAGATGGGAAATCTCAAACGCCACATGCTGATACACACAAGAAAAAAATCCTTCAAATGCAGCCAGTGTGACTATACCGGGGATAGTATGGCAGATTTAATGCGGCACAAACAAAATCATAAAGATGACAAAAGTTTACTGCACAATAATGAACCAGACGTAACTGCAGTTAAAGCAAGTGGTGAGGAGAAGCCTTATAAATGTTTATATTGTAGCTATGCATCACCATTGCTTGGAAATCTCCAGCGACACACCCGCATTCATCTTGGAGAAAAACCTTTCAAGTGTGACAAATGTGATTATTCCTCCTGTCAAATGGGGAACCTTAAACGTCATTCGCTCACACATACACGGGAAAAAATGTTCAAATGCCACCAATGTGGATACAGCTGTGGCAATTTATTGGACTTAAAACAGCACAAACAGACTCACATCAAAGGAAAGCTTCAACAAGATGAGGGGAATCCTGTACAGGATAAGTCAAGCATTACCAACAAAGCCTCAACCCATACTCCTGAGCAAGTTGCACCAAAAATTGGGGAGGAAAAGCCTTACAAATGTTTGTATTGTGATTATACGTCACTACTGTTGGGGAACCTTCAAAGGCACACTCGAATTCACCTAGGAGAGAAGCCCTTCAAATGTGACCAATGTGACTATGCAACTTATCAGTCTGGACATCTTAAGAGGCATAGACAGACCCACGTGCATAAAAAGTCACTCAAGTGTCGCCTATGTGACTATGTCTGTAATAACATGGCCGACCTAAAGCAACACCAGCAAGAACATACTGAGAAAACGGCAAGTGGAGAAAAGAAGCCTTACAAATGTACATACTGTAATTATGTATCTTCTTTATCAGGGAACCTGCAAAGGCACATTCGCATTCATCTGGGAGAAAAGCCCTTCAAATGTGATCAGTGCGAGTATGCATCTCATCAGTCAGGAAATCTGAAGCGTCATGTATTAACTCATTCTCGGCCCAAGTCATTTAAATGTGGCATCTGCTATTACAACTGCAGCACTGCAGTAGAATTAAAGGAACATAAGGAGAGTCATGTTAAGAAAGAATTGCTGGTAGAAGATGACGCGAATGGGAATGAGAAAGCCCAAGGACTTTATTCCTGCAAGCTGTGTAGCTTTGTCTCCGAATATTCCGGCCACCTCATGCGCCACATGAAAACGCACAATTCCGAGAAGCCCTATAAGTGTCACTACTGTAACTATGCAACAGTGCAACAGGGTAATCTTAAACGGCACATATTGATCCATACTGGGGAAAAACCCTTCAGGTGCAGTGAGTGCAATTACACCTGTAGCCGTATGGAGAATTTGAAGCGACACAAGCTAATTCATGCAGAGAAAACGCTttcaggggaaggcagcagttcACTGAAATCCGAGAAACCCTATtgttgtgtattgtgtaattttaAAGCGCAGTACCCAAGTATACTTACCAGGCATGTGAAGACACATGCAGATTCGGCTAGGAAAAGCTTGGGCACTCAACGATCTCGCACAGGtaaaaaaccttttcactgtgAAAAATGCACCTACTCTACTAATAGTGTAATCAGATGGAGGGTACACTTGCAGAatcatatggatgatgaaggggaGCTACAATGTAAGGAAGAAGGAGAGTGTGAAAAtgtcaaaaaatatttttcttgcaATTTGTGTGACTTCATTACGCAACATGCCAACAATTTAATAGGGCATATGAAAACACACAGCACAGGCTCAGTGTCCAGTGATCCCCAGCTACCTTCCAAAGAGACTGTTGTTCAGAgtagtgaaaacattttttcttgtAAATTGTGCAGTTTTGTTACCCAATACCCCAACCACTTCATAATGCATATGAAAACACACATGAAAACGCACAGCAACAGCAAAAGTGAATACCAATGTTCCCACTGCAGCTATACTACCAAACAATCTGGGAACTTCAAGCGCCATATCCAGGTTCATTTAGGTGTCAGGCcatttaaatgcaacaaatgcaACTACGCATCGATTAAttttgccaatttgaaaaggcaCTTACAAACGCACTTGAAGCAAGCATCTAGCCAGTTGGATTCCTCATCTTCTCAAACAGCTGATCTCGACCAACCGGAGAATATTAgcataaaaaaagaaaaagagaatgaTTTGTGTTTACAGGAAGATAAGCTTGAAAATGTTCCTGAACCCCCTTCCTGTGAATCAAGTGGTTCTATCCATAGCCATGTTGCAAGGAATTTGAAACGGAGGAGACAGTATAAATGTTCACATTGCTATTATGAGACTATAGAGTTGGGTAACCTTAACAGACATATCAGGAGCCACAAAGGAGAAAAGCCTTTTAAATGCAACCAGTGCAATTATGCTTCCACACAATTAGTCAATGTCAAACGGCACCTTCGAACACATGCAGGAAAAGAATCCTACCAGTGTACTCAATGTGAGTTTGTATCCGAGAGCAAGGCAGCCTTTAAACGCCACACAGATAACCATCTGGCGAGAACTGAGGTTAAACGAGAAATGGAGGATGGGAATAGCCTTAGCAAGGAACAGAAAGTCTTCTCTTGCAGTTTGTGCAATTTTGTCTCACAGTACCAGAGCAACCTCATAAGACACATGAACATACACAACTACAAAAGGCCATATAAATGTTCGCAGTGTAACTATGTCTCTGCCCAACTGGGCAACCTCAAACGACATATGAGGAACCATATTAAAAAAGAAACTTTCCAGTGTGATCAGTGTAACTATTCATGTGCTTCTATGACCAACCTCAAGCGACATGCCAAGATTCACACAAGTTAA
- the LOC125452172 gene encoding zinc finger protein 11-like isoform X3 — MPRRKQSNPQPVKSSDSLEFIHANDNGVFSPSCKRLKIGKEPQNYVEMVDNQMGSTPRLLDMLTDSLADSPEQTNGLISQNSMEANVDMMLGDHCSFEETSLSSDGLKKTQVLDGNLYKCPDCSYTSNQLSKIKCHFLIHKGQKPSQFDNASDQLETPIHAETPKKTIKCGYCDFACDRVITLTRHKRKHVKNKAALRRKESSISNKFLQTESTVGSEEKKFYNCSYCSYTSSLMGNLQRHIRIHLGEKPFKCDQCYYATGQSGNLKRHKLTHTQKKSFTCTQCDYASGQMGNLKRHMLIHTRKKSFKCSQCDYTGDSMADLMRHKQNHKDDKSLLHNNEPDVTAVKASGEEKPYKCLYCSYASPLLGNLQRHTRIHLGEKPFKCDKCDYSSCQMGNLKRHSLTHTREKMFKCHQCGYSCGNLLDLKQHKQTHIKGKLQQDEGNPVQDKSSITNKASTHTPEQVAPKIGEEKPYKCLYCDYTSLLLGNLQRHTRIHLGEKPFKCDQCDYATYQSGHLKRHRQTHVHKKSLKCRLCDYVCNNMADLKQHQQEHTEKTASGEKKPYKCTYCNYVSSLSGNLQRHIRIHLGEKPFKCDQCEYASHQSGNLKRHVLTHSRPKSFKCGICYYNCSTAVELKEHKESHVKKELLVEDDANGNEKAQGLYSCKLCSFVSEYSGHLMRHMKTHNSEKPYKCHYCNYATVQQGNLKRHILIHTGEKPFRCSECNYTCSRMENLKRHKLIHAEKTLSGEGSSSLKSEKPYCCVLCNFKAQYPSILTRHVKTHADSARKSLGTQRSRTGKKPFHCEKCTYSTNSVIRWRVHLQNHMDDEGELQCKEEGECENVKKYFSCNLCDFITQHANNLIGHMKTHSTGSVSSDPQLPSKETVVQSSENIFSCKLCSFVTQYPNHFIMHMKTHMKTHSNSKSEYQCSHCSYTTKQSGNFKRHIQVHLGVRPFKCNKCNYASINFANLKRHLQTHLKQASSQLDSSSSQTADLDQPENISIKKEKENDLCLQEDKLENVPEPPSCESSGSIHSHVARNLKRRRQYKCSHCYYETIELGNLNRHIRSHKGEKPFKCNQCNYASTQLVNVKRHLRTHAGKESYQCTQCEFVSESKAAFKRHTDNHLARTEVKREMEDGNSLSKEQKVFSCSLCNFVSQYQSNLIRHMNIHNYKRPYKCSQCNYVSAQLGNLKRHMRNHIKKETFQCDQCNYSCASMTNLKRHAKIHTS, encoded by the coding sequence GTTCTGATAGCTTGGAATTTATTCATGCAAATGACAATGGGGTGTTTTCGCCAAGCTGCAAACGACTCAAGATTGGGAAGGAACCACAAAATTATGTTGAGATGGTGGATAACCAAATGGGATCTACCCCAAGGCTACTTGATATGCTCACAGACAGCCTTGCTGATTCTCCTGAACAGACAAATGGTTTGATCAGTCAGAACAGCATGGAAGCCAATGTGGACATGATGTTAGGAGACCACTGTAGCTTTGAGGAAACTTCCTTGAGTTCTGATGGTCTGAAGAAAACCCAAGTCCTCGATGGTAACCTGTATAAATGTCCTGACTGCAGCTATACATCTAATCAGTTGAGTAAGATCAAGTGTCATTTTCTGATTCATAAAGGCCAGAAGCCTTCACAATTTGACAATGCATCTGACCAATTAGAAACTCCTATTCATGCTGAAACCCCGAAAAAGACCATCAAATGTGGCTACTGTGACTTTGCATGTGATCGTGTGATAACCCTAACACGACACAAGAGGAAGCATGTGAAAAATAAGGCTGCATTAAGAAGAAAAGAGAGTTCCATTTCAAATAAATTCTTGCAGACAGAGTCCACTGTTGGAAGCGAGGAGAAGAAATTTTACAACTGCTCATATTGCAGCTATACGTCATCACTGATGGGGAACCTACAGCGCCACATCCGAATTCATCTTGGAGAGAAACCCTTTAAGTGTGACCAGTGCTACTATGCAACTGGCCAGTCAGGGAACTTGAAGCGCCATAAGCTAACACATACACAAAAAAAGTCTTTCACGTGCACCCAATGTGATTATGCATCTGGTCAGATGGGAAATCTCAAACGCCACATGCTGATACACACAAGAAAAAAATCCTTCAAATGCAGCCAGTGTGACTATACCGGGGATAGTATGGCAGATTTAATGCGGCACAAACAAAATCATAAAGATGACAAAAGTTTACTGCACAATAATGAACCAGACGTAACTGCAGTTAAAGCAAGTGGTGAGGAGAAGCCTTATAAATGTTTATATTGTAGCTATGCATCACCATTGCTTGGAAATCTCCAGCGACACACCCGCATTCATCTTGGAGAAAAACCTTTCAAGTGTGACAAATGTGATTATTCCTCCTGTCAAATGGGGAACCTTAAACGTCATTCGCTCACACATACACGGGAAAAAATGTTCAAATGCCACCAATGTGGATACAGCTGTGGCAATTTATTGGACTTAAAACAGCACAAACAGACTCACATCAAAGGAAAGCTTCAACAAGATGAGGGGAATCCTGTACAGGATAAGTCAAGCATTACCAACAAAGCCTCAACCCATACTCCTGAGCAAGTTGCACCAAAAATTGGGGAGGAAAAGCCTTACAAATGTTTGTATTGTGATTATACGTCACTACTGTTGGGGAACCTTCAAAGGCACACTCGAATTCACCTAGGAGAGAAGCCCTTCAAATGTGACCAATGTGACTATGCAACTTATCAGTCTGGACATCTTAAGAGGCATAGACAGACCCACGTGCATAAAAAGTCACTCAAGTGTCGCCTATGTGACTATGTCTGTAATAACATGGCCGACCTAAAGCAACACCAGCAAGAACATACTGAGAAAACGGCAAGTGGAGAAAAGAAGCCTTACAAATGTACATACTGTAATTATGTATCTTCTTTATCAGGGAACCTGCAAAGGCACATTCGCATTCATCTGGGAGAAAAGCCCTTCAAATGTGATCAGTGCGAGTATGCATCTCATCAGTCAGGAAATCTGAAGCGTCATGTATTAACTCATTCTCGGCCCAAGTCATTTAAATGTGGCATCTGCTATTACAACTGCAGCACTGCAGTAGAATTAAAGGAACATAAGGAGAGTCATGTTAAGAAAGAATTGCTGGTAGAAGATGACGCGAATGGGAATGAGAAAGCCCAAGGACTTTATTCCTGCAAGCTGTGTAGCTTTGTCTCCGAATATTCCGGCCACCTCATGCGCCACATGAAAACGCACAATTCCGAGAAGCCCTATAAGTGTCACTACTGTAACTATGCAACAGTGCAACAGGGTAATCTTAAACGGCACATATTGATCCATACTGGGGAAAAACCCTTCAGGTGCAGTGAGTGCAATTACACCTGTAGCCGTATGGAGAATTTGAAGCGACACAAGCTAATTCATGCAGAGAAAACGCTttcaggggaaggcagcagttcACTGAAATCCGAGAAACCCTATtgttgtgtattgtgtaattttaAAGCGCAGTACCCAAGTATACTTACCAGGCATGTGAAGACACATGCAGATTCGGCTAGGAAAAGCTTGGGCACTCAACGATCTCGCACAGGtaaaaaaccttttcactgtgAAAAATGCACCTACTCTACTAATAGTGTAATCAGATGGAGGGTACACTTGCAGAatcatatggatgatgaaggggaGCTACAATGTAAGGAAGAAGGAGAGTGTGAAAAtgtcaaaaaatatttttcttgcaATTTGTGTGACTTCATTACGCAACATGCCAACAATTTAATAGGGCATATGAAAACACACAGCACAGGCTCAGTGTCCAGTGATCCCCAGCTACCTTCCAAAGAGACTGTTGTTCAGAgtagtgaaaacattttttcttgtAAATTGTGCAGTTTTGTTACCCAATACCCCAACCACTTCATAATGCATATGAAAACACACATGAAAACGCACAGCAACAGCAAAAGTGAATACCAATGTTCCCACTGCAGCTATACTACCAAACAATCTGGGAACTTCAAGCGCCATATCCAGGTTCATTTAGGTGTCAGGCcatttaaatgcaacaaatgcaACTACGCATCGATTAAttttgccaatttgaaaaggcaCTTACAAACGCACTTGAAGCAAGCATCTAGCCAGTTGGATTCCTCATCTTCTCAAACAGCTGATCTCGACCAACCGGAGAATATTAgcataaaaaaagaaaaagagaatgaTTTGTGTTTACAGGAAGATAAGCTTGAAAATGTTCCTGAACCCCCTTCCTGTGAATCAAGTGGTTCTATCCATAGCCATGTTGCAAGGAATTTGAAACGGAGGAGACAGTATAAATGTTCACATTGCTATTATGAGACTATAGAGTTGGGTAACCTTAACAGACATATCAGGAGCCACAAAGGAGAAAAGCCTTTTAAATGCAACCAGTGCAATTATGCTTCCACACAATTAGTCAATGTCAAACGGCACCTTCGAACACATGCAGGAAAAGAATCCTACCAGTGTACTCAATGTGAGTTTGTATCCGAGAGCAAGGCAGCCTTTAAACGCCACACAGATAACCATCTGGCGAGAACTGAGGTTAAACGAGAAATGGAGGATGGGAATAGCCTTAGCAAGGAACAGAAAGTCTTCTCTTGCAGTTTGTGCAATTTTGTCTCACAGTACCAGAGCAACCTCATAAGACACATGAACATACACAACTACAAAAGGCCATATAAATGTTCGCAGTGTAACTATGTCTCTGCCCAACTGGGCAACCTCAAACGACATATGAGGAACCATATTAAAAAAGAAACTTTCCAGTGTGATCAGTGTAACTATTCATGTGCTTCTATGACCAACCTCAAGCGACATGCCAAGATTCACACAAGTTAA